In the Hordeum vulgare subsp. vulgare chromosome 7H, MorexV3_pseudomolecules_assembly, whole genome shotgun sequence genome, one interval contains:
- the LOC123411652 gene encoding cysteine-rich receptor-like protein kinase 6 produces the protein MAWPPRRLACHRRLLGTSTSAPPAGNETAAAHGSSPNSVKIMVSVLVVVIFCTLLYCVYCWRWRKRNAVRRTQNESMTPLSRSISELPLMDLASIDAATGHFSRANKLGEGGFGPVYRGVMACGAEVAVKRLSVRSLQGAAEFRNEVELIAKLQHRNLVRLLGWCAERDEKLLVYEYLPNGSLDAFLFDTSKSVELDWNTRHNIIIGIARGLLYLHEDSLLKIIHRDLKPSNVLLDNKMNPKISDFGLARIFKDECNGVNTGRVVGTYGYMAPEFVMDSLFSVKSDVFGFGVLLLEILSGQRNGISYLDEHQQSLIQDAWKIWTEDRANEFIDRVLGQSYSRDEAWCCFQVGLLCVQDDPDIRPTMSNVLLMLSSEHMSLPTPSRPVRNVPLPAPSAMLTREPLASQKSINYASITAVQPR, from the exons ATGGCGTGGCCACCGCGCCGACTCGCGTGCCACCGCCGGCTGCTGGGCACCTCAACCTCCGCGCCGCCGGCGGGCAACGAGACAG CCGCGGCTCACGGCTCCAGCCCGAACTCGGTGAAGATCATGGTGTCCGTTCTGGTGGTGGTCATCTTCTGCACGCTCCTCTACTGCGTCTACTGCTGGCGCTGGCGGAAGCGCAATG CCGTCAGGAGAACGCAGAACGAGAGCATGACGCCGCTGTCGAGGTCAATCTCGGAGCTGCCGCTCATGGACCTGGCCTCCATCGACGCTGCGACCGGCCACTTCTCCAGGGCCAACAAGCTCGGCGAGGGCGGCTTCGGCCCGGTTTACAGG GGCGTCATGGCATGCGGCGCAGAGGTCGCCGTGAAGCGGCTGTCGGTGCGCTCGCTGCAGGGCGCGGCGGAGTTCCGGAACGAGGTGGAGCTGATCGCCAAGCTGCAGCACCGCAACCTGGTGCGGCTGCTGGGCTGGTGCGCCGAGCGCGACGAGAAGCTGCTGGTCTACGAGTACTTGCCCAACGGCAGCCTCGACGCCTTCCTCTTCG ACACCAGCAAGAGCGTTGAGCTAGACTGGAATACAAGGCACAACATTATCATTGGCATCGCCCGTGGGTTGCTCTACCTCCATGAGGACTCGCTGCTCAAGATCATTCACCGAGACCTCAAGCCCAGTAACGTTCTCCTTGACAACAAGATGAACCCCAAGATCTCCGACTTTGGCTTGGCTAGGATCTTCAAGGACGAATGCAATGGTGTCAACACGGGACGCGTCGTCGGAACCTA TGGGTACATGGCACCGGAATTCGTGATGGATAGCCTTTTCTCGGTGAAATCAGACGTGTTCGGCTTCGGGGTCctactactagaaatcttgagcgGACAACGGAATGGCATATCATACCTTGACGAGCACCAACAATCCCTCATCCAAGAT GCATGGAAGATTTGGACTGAAGATAGGGCGAATGAATTCATTGACCGTGTGCTTGGGCAATCCTACTCAAGGGACGAGGCATGGTGTTGCTTCCAAGTCGGCCTCCTCTGCGTGCAAGATGACCCCGACAttcggccaaccatgtctaatgtCCTGCTAATGCTTTCTAGTGAACACATGAGCCTTCCCACACCATCTAGGCCTGTGAGAAACGTCCCATTGCCAGCGCCATCAGCCATGTTAACCCGTGAGCCGTTGGCTTCTCAGAAGTCGATCAACTATGCCTCGATAACTGCTGTCCAACCGCGATGA